From one Callithrix jacchus isolate 240 chromosome 2, calJac240_pri, whole genome shotgun sequence genomic stretch:
- the LOC100399984 gene encoding elongation factor 1-gamma translates to MAAGTLYMYPENWRAFKALIAAQYSGAQVRVLSAPPHFHFGQTNRTPEFLRKFPAGKVPAFEGDDGFCVFESNAIAYYVSNEELQGSTPEAAAQVVQWVSFADSDIVPPASTWVFPTLGIMHHNKQATENAKEEVRRILGLLDAHLKTRTFLVGERVTLADITVVCTLLWLYKQVLEPSFRQAFPNTNCWFLTCINKPQFRAVLGEVKLCEKMAQFDAKKFAESQPKRDTPRKEKGSREEKQKPQAERKEEKKAAAPAPEEEMDECEQALAAEPKAKDPFAHLPKSTFVLDEFKRKYSNEDTLSVALPYFWEHFDKDGWSLWYSEYRFPEELTQTFMSCNLITGMFQRLDKLRKNAFASVILFGTNNSSSISGVWVFRGQELAFPLSPDWQVD, encoded by the coding sequence ATGGCGGCTGGGACCCTGTACATGTATCCTGAAAACTGGAGGGCCTTCAAGGCCCTCATCGCTGCTCAATACAGCGGGGCTCAGGTCCGCGTGCTCTCCGCACCACCCCACTTCCACTTTGGCCAAACCAACCGCACCCCTGAATTTCTCCGCAAATTTCCTGCCGGCAAGGTTCCAGCATTTGAGGGTGACGACGGATTCTGTGTGTTTGAGAGCAATGCCATTGCCTACTATGTGAGCAATGAGGAGCTGCAGGGAAGTACTCCAGAGGCAGCCGCCCAGGTGGTGCAGTGGGTGAGCTTTGCCGATAGCGACATAGTACCTCCAGCCAGTACCTGGGTGTTCCCCACCTTGGGCATCATGCACCACAACAAACAGGCCACTGAGAATGCGAAGGAGGAAGTGAGGCGAATTCTGGGGCTGCTGGATGCTCACTTGAAGACGAGGACTTTTCTGGTGGGCGAACGAGTGACACTGGCTGACATCACAGTTGTCTGCACTTTGTTGTGGCTTTATAAACAGGTCCTAGAGCCTTCTTTCCGCCAGGCCTTTCCCAATACCAACTGCTGGTTCCTCACCTGCATTAACAAGCCCCAATTCCGGGCTGTCTTGGGGGAAGTGAAACTGTGTGAGAAGATGGCCCAGTTTGATGCTAAAAAGTTTGCAGAGAGCCAACCTAAAAGGGACACACCACGGAAAGAGAAGGGGTCACGAGAAGAGAAGCAGAAACCCCAGGCTGAgcggaaggaggaaaaaaaggcagcTGCCCCTGCTCCTGAGGAGGAGATGGATGAATGTGAGCAGGCGCTGGCTGCTGAGCCCAAGGCCAAAGACCCCTTTGCTCACCTGCCCAAAAGTACCTTTGTGTTAGATGAATTTAAGCGCAAGTACTCCAATGAGGACACTCTGTCTGTGGCACTGCCATATTTCTGGGAGCACTTTGATAAGGACGGCTGGTCCCTGTGGTACTCAGAGTATCGCTTCCCTGAAGAACTCACTCAGACCTTCATGAGCTGCAATCTCATCACTGGAATGTTCCAGCGACTGGACAAGCTGAGGAAGAATGCCTTCGCCAGTGTCATCCTCTTTGGAACCAACAATAGTAGCTCAATTTCTGGAGTCTGGGTCTTCCGAGGCCAGGAGCTTGCCTTTCCGCTGAGTCCAGATTGGCAGGTGGACTAG